A DNA window from Carassius gibelio isolate Cgi1373 ecotype wild population from Czech Republic chromosome A8, carGib1.2-hapl.c, whole genome shotgun sequence contains the following coding sequences:
- the LOC128018367 gene encoding RNA-binding protein 39-like isoform X1 — MADDFDVEAMLEAPYRKGESKSSSANGQNEERSKKKRRSSSRSPSPGRHRSRSGGRKKSRERRRSRSRERKRSRSRERKKSRSRSKDRGGHHRGRKSPFMGPKLNGGPGGKTGPQHFPKHSRRRSRSRSPFKKNKSPFKKNKSPFKKNKSPVRQPIDNLSPEERDARTVFCMQLAARIRPRDLEDFFSAVGKVRDVRMISDRNSRRSKGIAYIEFVDATSVPLAIGLTGQRVLGVPIIVQVSQAEKNRAAAMASMLQRGGAGPMRLYVGSLHFNITEDMLRGIFEPFGKIEGIQLMMDSETGRSKGYGFISFADAECAKKALEQLNGFELAGRPMKVGHVTERSDASSASSFLDNDELERTGIDLGTTGRLQLMARLAEGTGLQIPAAAKQALQMSGSVAFGNLANAATTQPLVPNPGMNQAMNLPSEPLATHCLQLSNMFSPQTENEPGWDLEIKDDVIEECRKHGGIIHIYVDKNSPQGNVFVKCPSIPVAMAVVGALHGRWFAGKMITAAYVPLPTYHNLFPEAATATELLRPMHR, encoded by the exons ATGGCGGATGACTTCGATGTTGAGGCCATGCTGGAAGCGCCTTACAGAAAG GGTGAAAGCAAGTCCTCCAGCGCCAATGGTCAAAATGAGGAACGCAGCAAAAA GAAGAGACGCAGTAGCAGTCGTAGTCCGAGTCCAGGTCGGCACAGGAGTAGAAGCGGAGGCCGCAAGAAGAGCCGCGAGCGACGCAGGAGCCGTAGCCGAGAACGCAAACGTTCCCGGAGCAGGGAGCGCAAGAAGTCGCGATCCCGCAGCAAGGATCGTGGTGGACACCACCGTGGACGCAAAAGCCCCTT TATGGGGCCGAAATTAAATGGTGGTCCCGGAGGGAAGACTGGCCCACAACATTTCCCCAAACACAG TCGCAGGCGCTCTCGAAGCAGAAGCCcgttcaagaagaacaaaagcccgttcaagaagaacaaaagccCGTTCAAGAAGAATAAAAGCCCTGTCAG GCAGCCGATAGATAATCTGAGCCCAGAGGAGAGAGACGCCCGTACAGTGTTCTGCATGCAGCTTGCTGCCAGAATCAGACCCAGAGATCTGGAAGATTTCTTCTCTGCAGTGGGAAAA gtcCGTGACGTAAGGATGATCTCAGATAGAAACTCTCGGAGGTCAAAGGGCATTGCCTACATTGAGTTTGTGGATGCGACATCGGTACCGCTGGCAATCGGCCTGACCGGGCAGAGGGTTCTGGGAGTGCCTATCATAGTCCAGGTTTCACAG GCTGAGAAGAACAGGGCAGCAGCCATGGCCAGCATGCTCCAGAGAGGTGGTGCAGGGCCCATGCGGCTCTACGTGGGCTCCCTCCACTTCAATATAACGGAGGACATGCTCAGGGGCATTTTTGAGCCATTCGGAAAG ATTGAGGGCATCCAGCTGATGATGGACAGTGAGACTGGCCGGTCGAAAGGATACGGCTTCATATCA TTTGCAGATGCAGAATGTGCTAAAAAAGCTCTGGAGCAGCTAAATGGGTTCGAGCTTGCGGGACGGCCAATGAAGGTGGGTCATGTTACTGAGCGTTCGGATGCCTCCTCTGCAAGCTCCTTCTTGGACAATGATGAACTGGAGAGAACTGGCATTGACTTGGGCACGACGGGTCGACTTCAGCTGATGGCGAGACTGGCTGAAG GTACAGGACTGCAGATTCCTGCTGCTGCCAAACAGGCCTTACAGATGAGCGGCTCTGTGGCGTTTGGAAATCTGGCGAATG CCGCAACCACACAACCTCTTGTTCCCAATCCTGGAATGAACCAAGCTATGAACCTTCCAAGTGAGCCACTGGCCACGCATTGTTTACAGCTCTCCAACATGTTCAGTCCACAGAC GGAAAATGAACCTGGCTGGGACCTGGAGATAAAGGATGACGTCATCGAAGAGTGCAGAAAACACGGAGGCATTATTCACATATACGTCGACAAGAACTCTCCTCAA ggaaatgtttttgtaaagtgTCCATCCATCCCAGTAGCAATGGCTGTTGTCGGCGCGCTGCACGGCCGGTGGTTTGCAG GTAAAATGATCACAGCAGCCTACGTGCCTCTACCTACGTACCATAACCTGTTTCCAGAAGCTGCCACAGCCACAGAGCTCCTGAGGCCCATGCACCGGTGA
- the LOC128018367 gene encoding RNA-binding protein 39-like isoform X3: protein MADDFDVEAMLEAPYRKGESKSSSANGQNEERSKKKRRSSSRSPSPGRHRSRSGGRKKSRERRRSRSRERKRSRSRERKKSRSRSKDRGGHHRGRKSPFRRRSRSRSPFKKNKSPFKKNKSPFKKNKSPVRQPIDNLSPEERDARTVFCMQLAARIRPRDLEDFFSAVGKVRDVRMISDRNSRRSKGIAYIEFVDATSVPLAIGLTGQRVLGVPIIVQVSQAEKNRAAAMASMLQRGGAGPMRLYVGSLHFNITEDMLRGIFEPFGKIEGIQLMMDSETGRSKGYGFISFADAECAKKALEQLNGFELAGRPMKVGHVTERSDASSASSFLDNDELERTGIDLGTTGRLQLMARLAEGTGLQIPAAAKQALQMSGSVAFGNLANAATTQPLVPNPGMNQAMNLPSEPLATHCLQLSNMFSPQTENEPGWDLEIKDDVIEECRKHGGIIHIYVDKNSPQGNVFVKCPSIPVAMAVVGALHGRWFAGKMITAAYVPLPTYHNLFPEAATATELLRPMHR, encoded by the exons ATGGCGGATGACTTCGATGTTGAGGCCATGCTGGAAGCGCCTTACAGAAAG GGTGAAAGCAAGTCCTCCAGCGCCAATGGTCAAAATGAGGAACGCAGCAAAAA GAAGAGACGCAGTAGCAGTCGTAGTCCGAGTCCAGGTCGGCACAGGAGTAGAAGCGGAGGCCGCAAGAAGAGCCGCGAGCGACGCAGGAGCCGTAGCCGAGAACGCAAACGTTCCCGGAGCAGGGAGCGCAAGAAGTCGCGATCCCGCAGCAAGGATCGTGGTGGACACCACCGTGGACGCAAAAGCCCCTT TCGCAGGCGCTCTCGAAGCAGAAGCCcgttcaagaagaacaaaagcccgttcaagaagaacaaaagccCGTTCAAGAAGAATAAAAGCCCTGTCAG GCAGCCGATAGATAATCTGAGCCCAGAGGAGAGAGACGCCCGTACAGTGTTCTGCATGCAGCTTGCTGCCAGAATCAGACCCAGAGATCTGGAAGATTTCTTCTCTGCAGTGGGAAAA gtcCGTGACGTAAGGATGATCTCAGATAGAAACTCTCGGAGGTCAAAGGGCATTGCCTACATTGAGTTTGTGGATGCGACATCGGTACCGCTGGCAATCGGCCTGACCGGGCAGAGGGTTCTGGGAGTGCCTATCATAGTCCAGGTTTCACAG GCTGAGAAGAACAGGGCAGCAGCCATGGCCAGCATGCTCCAGAGAGGTGGTGCAGGGCCCATGCGGCTCTACGTGGGCTCCCTCCACTTCAATATAACGGAGGACATGCTCAGGGGCATTTTTGAGCCATTCGGAAAG ATTGAGGGCATCCAGCTGATGATGGACAGTGAGACTGGCCGGTCGAAAGGATACGGCTTCATATCA TTTGCAGATGCAGAATGTGCTAAAAAAGCTCTGGAGCAGCTAAATGGGTTCGAGCTTGCGGGACGGCCAATGAAGGTGGGTCATGTTACTGAGCGTTCGGATGCCTCCTCTGCAAGCTCCTTCTTGGACAATGATGAACTGGAGAGAACTGGCATTGACTTGGGCACGACGGGTCGACTTCAGCTGATGGCGAGACTGGCTGAAG GTACAGGACTGCAGATTCCTGCTGCTGCCAAACAGGCCTTACAGATGAGCGGCTCTGTGGCGTTTGGAAATCTGGCGAATG CCGCAACCACACAACCTCTTGTTCCCAATCCTGGAATGAACCAAGCTATGAACCTTCCAAGTGAGCCACTGGCCACGCATTGTTTACAGCTCTCCAACATGTTCAGTCCACAGAC GGAAAATGAACCTGGCTGGGACCTGGAGATAAAGGATGACGTCATCGAAGAGTGCAGAAAACACGGAGGCATTATTCACATATACGTCGACAAGAACTCTCCTCAA ggaaatgtttttgtaaagtgTCCATCCATCCCAGTAGCAATGGCTGTTGTCGGCGCGCTGCACGGCCGGTGGTTTGCAG GTAAAATGATCACAGCAGCCTACGTGCCTCTACCTACGTACCATAACCTGTTTCCAGAAGCTGCCACAGCCACAGAGCTCCTGAGGCCCATGCACCGGTGA
- the LOC128018367 gene encoding RNA-binding protein 39-like isoform X2, translating into MRKNKEFFIKEPTIGESKSSSANGQNEERSKKKRRSSSRSPSPGRHRSRSGGRKKSRERRRSRSRERKRSRSRERKKSRSRSKDRGGHHRGRKSPFMGPKLNGGPGGKTGPQHFPKHSRRRSRSRSPFKKNKSPFKKNKSPFKKNKSPVRQPIDNLSPEERDARTVFCMQLAARIRPRDLEDFFSAVGKVRDVRMISDRNSRRSKGIAYIEFVDATSVPLAIGLTGQRVLGVPIIVQVSQAEKNRAAAMASMLQRGGAGPMRLYVGSLHFNITEDMLRGIFEPFGKIEGIQLMMDSETGRSKGYGFISFADAECAKKALEQLNGFELAGRPMKVGHVTERSDASSASSFLDNDELERTGIDLGTTGRLQLMARLAEGTGLQIPAAAKQALQMSGSVAFGNLANAATTQPLVPNPGMNQAMNLPSEPLATHCLQLSNMFSPQTENEPGWDLEIKDDVIEECRKHGGIIHIYVDKNSPQGNVFVKCPSIPVAMAVVGALHGRWFAGKMITAAYVPLPTYHNLFPEAATATELLRPMHR; encoded by the exons ATGAGGAAAAACAAAGAATTTTTCATAAAGGAGCcaacaata GGTGAAAGCAAGTCCTCCAGCGCCAATGGTCAAAATGAGGAACGCAGCAAAAA GAAGAGACGCAGTAGCAGTCGTAGTCCGAGTCCAGGTCGGCACAGGAGTAGAAGCGGAGGCCGCAAGAAGAGCCGCGAGCGACGCAGGAGCCGTAGCCGAGAACGCAAACGTTCCCGGAGCAGGGAGCGCAAGAAGTCGCGATCCCGCAGCAAGGATCGTGGTGGACACCACCGTGGACGCAAAAGCCCCTT TATGGGGCCGAAATTAAATGGTGGTCCCGGAGGGAAGACTGGCCCACAACATTTCCCCAAACACAG TCGCAGGCGCTCTCGAAGCAGAAGCCcgttcaagaagaacaaaagcccgttcaagaagaacaaaagccCGTTCAAGAAGAATAAAAGCCCTGTCAG GCAGCCGATAGATAATCTGAGCCCAGAGGAGAGAGACGCCCGTACAGTGTTCTGCATGCAGCTTGCTGCCAGAATCAGACCCAGAGATCTGGAAGATTTCTTCTCTGCAGTGGGAAAA gtcCGTGACGTAAGGATGATCTCAGATAGAAACTCTCGGAGGTCAAAGGGCATTGCCTACATTGAGTTTGTGGATGCGACATCGGTACCGCTGGCAATCGGCCTGACCGGGCAGAGGGTTCTGGGAGTGCCTATCATAGTCCAGGTTTCACAG GCTGAGAAGAACAGGGCAGCAGCCATGGCCAGCATGCTCCAGAGAGGTGGTGCAGGGCCCATGCGGCTCTACGTGGGCTCCCTCCACTTCAATATAACGGAGGACATGCTCAGGGGCATTTTTGAGCCATTCGGAAAG ATTGAGGGCATCCAGCTGATGATGGACAGTGAGACTGGCCGGTCGAAAGGATACGGCTTCATATCA TTTGCAGATGCAGAATGTGCTAAAAAAGCTCTGGAGCAGCTAAATGGGTTCGAGCTTGCGGGACGGCCAATGAAGGTGGGTCATGTTACTGAGCGTTCGGATGCCTCCTCTGCAAGCTCCTTCTTGGACAATGATGAACTGGAGAGAACTGGCATTGACTTGGGCACGACGGGTCGACTTCAGCTGATGGCGAGACTGGCTGAAG GTACAGGACTGCAGATTCCTGCTGCTGCCAAACAGGCCTTACAGATGAGCGGCTCTGTGGCGTTTGGAAATCTGGCGAATG CCGCAACCACACAACCTCTTGTTCCCAATCCTGGAATGAACCAAGCTATGAACCTTCCAAGTGAGCCACTGGCCACGCATTGTTTACAGCTCTCCAACATGTTCAGTCCACAGAC GGAAAATGAACCTGGCTGGGACCTGGAGATAAAGGATGACGTCATCGAAGAGTGCAGAAAACACGGAGGCATTATTCACATATACGTCGACAAGAACTCTCCTCAA ggaaatgtttttgtaaagtgTCCATCCATCCCAGTAGCAATGGCTGTTGTCGGCGCGCTGCACGGCCGGTGGTTTGCAG GTAAAATGATCACAGCAGCCTACGTGCCTCTACCTACGTACCATAACCTGTTTCCAGAAGCTGCCACAGCCACAGAGCTCCTGAGGCCCATGCACCGGTGA